One genomic region from Yersinia canariae encodes:
- the ytfQ gene encoding galactofuranose ABC transporter, galactofuranose-binding protein YtfQ, producing the protein MYRRLLLAAAVTAAMCSTAQAAPLVVGFSQIGSESGWRSAETKVSKQEAEKRGITLKIADAQQKQENQIKAVRSFIAQGVDAIFIAPVVATGWTPVLQEAKEAKIPVFLLDRMIEVNDPSLYTAAVASDSVYEGKVAGEWLLKDVAGKPCNVVELQGTVGSSVAINRKKGFADGIASAPNVKIIRSQSGDFTRSKGKEVMESFIKAEQNGKNICAVYAHNDDMAIGAIQAIKEAGLKPGSEIKIVSIDGVPDIFKAMSSGEANATVELTPNMAGPAFDALIALKKDGTQPPKFIQTESRLLQPDTAKQEYESKKSLGY; encoded by the coding sequence ATGTACAGGCGTTTACTGTTAGCAGCAGCTGTGACAGCAGCAATGTGTAGCACCGCCCAGGCAGCTCCACTGGTCGTGGGTTTTTCTCAAATTGGTTCAGAGTCCGGTTGGCGCTCTGCGGAGACTAAGGTTTCTAAACAAGAAGCGGAGAAACGCGGAATAACATTAAAAATCGCGGATGCTCAACAAAAACAAGAAAACCAAATCAAAGCGGTCAGATCGTTTATTGCTCAAGGTGTTGATGCCATTTTTATTGCTCCAGTAGTCGCAACTGGTTGGACGCCAGTATTACAGGAAGCTAAAGAAGCCAAAATTCCTGTATTCCTACTTGATCGTATGATTGAGGTGAATGATCCCTCTTTATACACAGCGGCAGTGGCTTCTGACAGTGTATATGAAGGTAAAGTTGCAGGGGAATGGCTGCTGAAAGATGTGGCAGGCAAGCCTTGTAACGTTGTTGAACTCCAAGGTACGGTTGGTTCCAGCGTAGCGATTAACCGTAAAAAAGGGTTTGCTGACGGCATAGCTTCAGCACCAAATGTGAAAATAATTCGCTCTCAGTCTGGGGATTTCACACGCAGTAAAGGCAAAGAAGTTATGGAGAGCTTCATTAAAGCAGAACAAAACGGTAAGAATATCTGTGCCGTCTATGCTCATAACGATGATATGGCAATTGGTGCCATTCAAGCCATTAAAGAAGCTGGTTTGAAGCCTGGTTCAGAAATTAAAATCGTTTCTATCGATGGTGTCCCAGATATTTTCAAAGCAATGAGTAGTGGTGAAGCAAACGCGACTGTTGAATTAACACCAAATATGGCCGGCCCAGCTTTTGATGCACTCATTGCGCTCAAGAAAGATGGTACCCAACCACCTAAGTTTATCCAGACAGAATCCCGCCTATTACAGCCTGATACGGCTAAACAGGAATATGAATCCAAGAAGAGCCTGGGTTATTGA
- the ytfR gene encoding galactofuranose ABC transporter, ATP-binding protein YtfR: METLLEVRGLSVEFPGVKALDSVDFSLHRGEVVALLGENGAGKSTLIKALTGVYKRAAGEVYLEGVAICPIDTADAQKMGIGTVYQEVNLLPNISIAANLFIGREPLRWGLIDNRTMNRKAEKLLEGYGLVLDVQRPLADFSIAIQQIVAIARAVDLSAKVLILDEPTASLDAKEVSMLLDILRQLRDQGIGMVFVTHFLDQVYRISDRITVLRNGKLVGTKTTTELPRIELVQMMLGHSFDEQLLKRSEHNIAVSNPLVEFKNYGRRGVVESFDLSVSPGEIVGLAGLLGSGRTETAQLIFGVTTPDTGEAKIQGKPVKIRTPRKASKYGFGYCPEDRKTDGIVGAATVRENIILALQAQRGWLRPISMREQTQIAEDFIQQLGIRTPGPEQQIQYLSGGNQQKVLLARWLATKPRFLILDEPTRGIDVGAHAEIIRLIEKLCDEGLALLIISSELEELAGYADRVIVLRDRKHIAQLGHDEISVPAIMQAIAVQ, encoded by the coding sequence ATGGAAACACTGCTAGAAGTCCGTGGCTTATCAGTTGAATTTCCTGGTGTTAAGGCATTAGATTCTGTGGATTTTTCTCTACATCGTGGCGAGGTTGTCGCTTTATTGGGGGAGAATGGTGCGGGAAAATCGACTTTAATCAAGGCATTAACTGGGGTCTATAAACGGGCCGCCGGTGAAGTTTATTTAGAGGGTGTCGCCATCTGTCCTATTGATACAGCTGATGCTCAAAAGATGGGGATTGGTACTGTTTATCAAGAAGTGAATTTACTGCCAAATATTTCTATTGCAGCAAATCTCTTTATTGGCCGAGAGCCATTACGTTGGGGATTAATCGATAATCGTACGATGAACCGAAAGGCGGAAAAATTACTGGAAGGCTATGGACTGGTGTTGGATGTTCAGCGGCCTTTGGCTGATTTCTCTATTGCAATACAGCAGATTGTTGCAATTGCACGGGCAGTTGATTTGTCAGCGAAAGTACTGATTTTGGATGAACCGACGGCGAGTTTGGATGCTAAAGAAGTCAGTATGTTACTGGATATTTTGCGACAGTTGCGGGACCAAGGTATTGGCATGGTTTTCGTGACTCATTTCCTTGATCAAGTCTATCGGATCAGTGACCGCATTACTGTTTTGCGTAACGGCAAGCTCGTCGGTACTAAAACCACAACGGAACTTCCTCGCATTGAATTGGTTCAGATGATGCTGGGTCATAGCTTTGATGAACAATTACTAAAACGTAGTGAACATAATATTGCGGTTAGTAACCCATTGGTTGAATTCAAAAACTATGGTCGGCGAGGGGTTGTGGAGAGCTTCGATTTATCTGTTTCTCCCGGTGAAATTGTTGGGCTAGCGGGGTTATTGGGGTCTGGTCGAACAGAAACGGCACAGTTAATTTTCGGCGTTACAACACCTGACACTGGTGAAGCTAAAATTCAGGGCAAGCCGGTGAAGATTAGAACACCACGTAAAGCATCAAAATACGGTTTTGGTTATTGCCCGGAAGACCGCAAAACCGATGGTATTGTGGGGGCTGCAACGGTACGAGAAAATATTATTTTAGCCCTTCAGGCCCAGCGTGGGTGGCTGAGACCTATATCTATGCGAGAACAGACTCAAATTGCTGAGGATTTTATCCAGCAGTTAGGTATCCGAACCCCTGGCCCTGAACAGCAAATTCAGTATCTCTCCGGTGGGAACCAGCAAAAAGTATTATTAGCCCGTTGGCTGGCCACAAAACCTCGATTTTTGATTTTAGATGAGCCAACCCGCGGTATTGATGTGGGAGCGCATGCTGAAATTATTCGGTTGATTGAGAAATTGTGTGACGAAGGTTTGGCGCTACTTATTATCTCTTCCGAATTAGAGGAATTGGCTGGTTATGCCGATCGCGTCATTGTCCTGCGAGATCGTAAGCATATTGCACAACTCGGTCACGATGAGATTTCTGTTCCTGCCATTATGCAGGCGATCGCGGTGCAATAA
- the ytfT gene encoding galactofuranose ABC transporter, ATP-binding protein YtfT, protein MGNRSLSMPQRPRKVKWVLPKGATQFGALAAILLIDSLVAPHFFSIHIQDGRLFGSVIDILNRGAPVALLALGMTLVIATGGIDLSVGAVMAIAGATAATLTSAGYPLFTVLVAALAVGALCGLWNGFLVAVLQIQPIVATLMLMVAGRGIAQLITQGQIVTFDSGGLAELGSSTLMYMPMSVVIAFSMLIIVWLLTRKTALGLFIESVGINLRSARNAGVSTRLVLIAVYVICGICAAVAGIIVTADIRGADANNAGLWLELDAILAVVIGGASLMGGRFNLLLSVIGALIIQGMNTGILLSGYQPEFNLVLKAIVVLAVLVVQSPMISLSHIFRRRK, encoded by the coding sequence ATGGGAAACAGGAGCCTATCTATGCCGCAAAGGCCGCGTAAAGTTAAATGGGTCTTGCCGAAGGGTGCCACTCAGTTTGGTGCTCTGGCTGCCATTTTATTAATTGATAGCTTAGTCGCCCCGCACTTTTTCTCCATTCACATCCAGGATGGACGGCTATTCGGCAGTGTCATTGATATCTTAAACCGGGGTGCGCCCGTTGCTTTATTAGCACTGGGAATGACATTAGTTATTGCAACTGGGGGCATTGATTTATCCGTTGGAGCAGTAATGGCAATTGCTGGTGCCACGGCTGCGACCCTGACCAGTGCTGGGTATCCTTTATTCACGGTATTGGTTGCAGCGCTTGCCGTTGGGGCATTGTGCGGATTATGGAACGGTTTTTTAGTCGCGGTGTTACAAATTCAACCTATTGTCGCCACATTGATGTTAATGGTCGCCGGGCGAGGTATCGCTCAGCTTATTACACAAGGGCAGATTGTTACATTTGATAGCGGTGGGTTGGCAGAGTTAGGCAGCAGCACATTGATGTATATGCCGATGTCTGTGGTTATCGCATTCAGCATGCTGATTATTGTGTGGTTATTGACGCGCAAAACGGCGTTGGGGCTCTTTATTGAGTCGGTCGGGATCAATTTGCGTTCTGCGCGTAATGCGGGCGTGAGTACCCGGTTGGTGCTGATTGCTGTGTATGTGATTTGCGGCATCTGTGCCGCGGTCGCGGGCATTATTGTGACGGCCGATATTCGAGGTGCTGATGCTAACAATGCGGGTTTATGGCTGGAATTGGATGCCATTCTGGCGGTAGTAATTGGCGGTGCATCCTTAATGGGAGGGCGTTTTAATCTTTTGCTCTCGGTCATTGGCGCTTTGATTATTCAGGGAATGAATACTGGGATTTTACTTTCAGGTTATCAACCTGAATTTAATCTGGTTCTTAAAGCCATTGTGGTGTTAGCCGTATTGGTGGTGCAGTCACCGATGATCTCATTGAGCCATATCTTCCGGAGGCGAAAATAA
- the yjfF gene encoding galactofuranose ABC transporter, permease protein YjfF, whose product MLKRNIPLLITIAVFILGYAFCLSQFPSFSSTRVWCDLLTDNAFLGIVAVGMTFVILSGGIDLSVGSVIAFTGVLLAKLIGTYGIHPMYAFAIVLVMGAMFGAFMGWIIDSLKLPAFIITLAGMFFVRGMSFIVSEESIPINHPLYGYLANYAWKVPGGGRFTLLALIMLLVVVFGILLAHKTRFGHNVYAIGGNSVSAALMGVPVRQTTIKIYMLSSTLAALSGIVFSLYTSAGYALAASGVELDAIAAVVIGGTLLTGGIGTVFGTLFGVLIQGLIQSYITFDGTLSSWWTKIVIGILLFSFIAIQKAMSAFYLNRRARPQSPPLNPV is encoded by the coding sequence ATGTTAAAGCGTAATATTCCTTTGCTGATTACTATCGCCGTTTTTATTCTGGGATATGCCTTTTGTCTCAGCCAATTCCCCAGCTTTTCTTCCACCCGTGTTTGGTGTGACTTACTGACTGATAATGCTTTTCTGGGAATTGTCGCCGTAGGTATGACCTTTGTTATTTTATCCGGTGGTATCGATTTATCTGTCGGTTCAGTTATTGCGTTTACTGGCGTACTACTGGCAAAGCTAATCGGTACTTATGGTATTCACCCAATGTATGCTTTTGCTATCGTCTTAGTTATGGGCGCGATGTTTGGTGCGTTCATGGGCTGGATTATTGATTCACTGAAACTCCCGGCGTTTATCATCACTCTTGCGGGGATGTTTTTTGTCCGTGGCATGAGTTTTATTGTATCGGAAGAGTCCATTCCCATTAATCACCCACTTTATGGCTATCTTGCTAATTATGCTTGGAAAGTTCCCGGTGGTGGGCGATTTACACTGCTCGCCCTGATTATGCTATTGGTTGTGGTATTTGGTATTTTGCTAGCCCATAAAACCCGCTTTGGTCATAACGTCTATGCAATCGGTGGCAATAGTGTTTCTGCAGCCCTGATGGGAGTTCCGGTTAGACAAACCACGATAAAAATCTACATGTTATCGAGCACCTTGGCTGCTCTGTCCGGGATTGTTTTCTCTCTCTATACCTCCGCAGGTTATGCATTAGCGGCTAGTGGTGTTGAGCTCGATGCTATAGCCGCCGTCGTAATTGGTGGCACTTTGCTTACCGGCGGTATTGGTACAGTTTTCGGCACTCTGTTTGGCGTGCTGATTCAAGGCCTGATACAGAGTTATATCACTTTTGATGGCACTCTCAGTTCATGGTGGACCAAAATTGTCATCGGAATTCTGCTATTTAGCTTTATTGCCATCCAGAAGGCGATGAGTGCATTTTATTTGAATCGACGCGCTCGTCCTCAATCACCCCCACTTAATCCGGTATAG
- the hdfR gene encoding HTH-type transcriptional regulator HdfR, whose product MDTELLKTFLEVSRTRHFGRAAESLYLTQSAVSFRIRQLENQLGANLFTRHRNNIRLTPAGERLVPYAETLMSTWQLAKKEVVHSLQHTELSIGATASLWEAYLTPWLQQLYKQREALRLEARIALRQSLVKQLHERQLDLLITTEPPKMDELASLLLGHFSLRLFSSIPLGLSEKTDDETEYKNVNEAPYIKLEWGADFHQQENRLLNSEQMPVLTTTSAHLTRQLLETTGGCAFLPEHWQKEYPELIINTEIPPIVRPLYAVWLQNSDQQTLIRQLLKTPMNNAAQSAIPD is encoded by the coding sequence GTGGATACCGAATTACTGAAAACCTTTTTGGAGGTCAGTAGAACTCGCCACTTTGGTCGCGCAGCTGAATCTTTGTACTTAACCCAGTCGGCGGTGAGTTTTCGTATCCGTCAGTTGGAAAATCAATTAGGTGCAAATTTATTCACTCGCCATCGCAATAATATTCGCCTGACTCCAGCCGGTGAACGGTTGGTGCCTTATGCTGAAACACTGATGAGCACTTGGCAGTTAGCCAAAAAAGAAGTTGTTCACTCGCTGCAACACACCGAGTTGTCCATTGGTGCAACCGCCTCACTTTGGGAGGCTTACCTCACTCCTTGGTTGCAACAGCTATATAAACAACGAGAGGCATTACGACTTGAGGCGCGGATTGCACTACGTCAATCGCTGGTCAAACAGTTGCACGAACGGCAACTCGATTTATTGATAACGACCGAACCTCCTAAAATGGACGAGTTGGCCAGCCTGCTACTAGGCCATTTTTCATTGCGCTTGTTCTCCTCGATTCCCCTTGGTCTATCTGAGAAAACTGACGACGAGACCGAGTATAAAAATGTAAATGAAGCGCCATATATCAAACTTGAATGGGGAGCAGATTTCCATCAGCAAGAAAATCGTTTACTCAATAGCGAGCAAATGCCCGTGCTGACCACGACTTCTGCCCATTTAACCCGGCAGCTGTTGGAAACCACCGGCGGCTGTGCTTTTCTACCTGAACATTGGCAAAAAGAGTACCCAGAGTTGATCATCAACACTGAAATACCGCCCATAGTTCGGCCACTGTATGCCGTTTGGTTGCAAAACAGTGACCAGCAAACATTAATTCGACAGTTATTAAAAACGCCTATGAATAACGCAGCCCAAAGCGCTATACCGGATTAA
- a CDS encoding DUF413 domain-containing protein gives MADSFITTNRFFDNKHYPRGFSRHGDFTIKEAQLLERCGYAFNELDLGKRQPATEEEQLFVAVCRGEREPVSAEEKVWSKYVTRTRRPKRFHTLSGGKPQMDAVEDYTDSDD, from the coding sequence ATGGCGGATAGCTTCATCACGACCAATCGTTTTTTTGATAATAAACATTATCCTCGCGGGTTCTCGCGTCACGGCGATTTCACCATTAAAGAGGCGCAATTACTAGAGCGCTGCGGTTACGCCTTCAACGAACTCGATCTCGGAAAACGCCAGCCTGCAACGGAAGAAGAACAGTTGTTTGTTGCTGTCTGTCGCGGCGAGCGTGAGCCAGTCAGCGCTGAGGAGAAAGTCTGGTCCAAGTATGTGACCCGGACTCGTCGCCCTAAACGTTTCCATACGCTATCTGGCGGTAAACCGCAGATGGACGCAGTGGAAGATTACACTGATAGCGACGACTAA
- a CDS encoding YifB family Mg chelatase-like AAA ATPase translates to MSLATIHTRATLGIQAPSVTVEVHISNGLPGLILVGLPETTVREARDRVRSALINSGFTYPAKRITVSLAPADLPKEGGRYDLPIALAILAASEQIPADKLAHYEFLGELALSGALRRVSGAIPAALASSQVHRQLILPSENSVEIGLIAQDDSWVADHLLAVCGFLQGENTLAQGQRLEAVSNWDDRLDLQDIIGQSQAKRALEITAAGGHNLLLLGPPGTGKTMLANRLTGLLPPLTDQEALEAAAINGLSHSNELPAQWRYRAFRAPHHSASMAALIGGGSIPRPGEISLAHNGVLFLDELPEFERRVLDSLREPLESGEIIISRATAKVCFPARVQLIAAMNPSPSGHYQGIHNRAPPQQVLRYLAKLSGPFLDRFDLSIEVPLLPAGMLGAQKHQGESSKTVRQRVLQARKRQLDRAGKINTRLNSQEIAEYCYLTPENAVFLEQVLLKLGLSVRAWHHILKVARTIADLALEDNIQKNHLSEALSYRCMDRLLLQLHKSLI, encoded by the coding sequence ATGTCACTGGCAACTATTCATACCCGTGCCACATTAGGTATTCAGGCCCCCTCAGTTACGGTTGAAGTTCATATCAGCAATGGGCTACCTGGGTTAATTTTGGTTGGACTGCCGGAAACGACGGTAAGAGAGGCGCGGGACAGGGTTCGTAGCGCATTAATCAACAGCGGCTTTACTTATCCAGCCAAACGGATCACGGTCAGTCTGGCACCGGCAGATTTACCCAAAGAAGGAGGCCGTTATGACCTGCCTATCGCTTTAGCGATATTAGCCGCGTCAGAGCAGATTCCTGCGGATAAATTAGCGCACTATGAGTTCTTGGGTGAGCTAGCCCTATCAGGGGCGCTAAGACGCGTTAGCGGCGCAATTCCAGCAGCTCTCGCCAGCAGTCAGGTCCATCGACAATTAATTTTGCCGTCAGAGAACAGTGTGGAGATAGGGTTAATTGCACAAGATGACAGCTGGGTCGCAGATCACTTATTAGCAGTGTGTGGTTTTCTACAAGGTGAAAATACGCTTGCTCAAGGTCAACGCCTTGAGGCTGTTTCAAATTGGGATGACCGCCTTGATCTACAAGATATTATCGGCCAATCACAAGCCAAACGTGCTCTGGAGATAACCGCTGCCGGTGGGCACAACCTGCTGTTGCTCGGGCCGCCTGGCACTGGCAAAACTATGCTGGCAAATCGGCTCACTGGGTTATTACCGCCGCTGACGGATCAAGAAGCACTCGAGGCTGCGGCCATTAATGGCTTATCGCACAGCAATGAACTGCCGGCTCAATGGCGCTATCGGGCTTTTCGGGCACCGCATCACAGCGCGTCGATGGCTGCTTTGATTGGCGGAGGATCAATTCCCCGCCCCGGCGAAATATCACTGGCACACAACGGGGTACTTTTTCTGGATGAACTGCCGGAGTTTGAACGCAGGGTACTGGATTCATTGCGCGAACCACTAGAATCGGGTGAAATTATCATTTCCCGCGCAACCGCAAAAGTCTGTTTCCCAGCTAGAGTACAGTTGATAGCCGCGATGAATCCTAGCCCCAGTGGCCATTATCAAGGCATCCATAATCGAGCACCGCCACAACAAGTCTTACGCTATCTGGCAAAACTATCAGGCCCATTTTTGGACCGATTTGATTTATCGATTGAAGTACCACTACTTCCTGCAGGAATGCTGGGGGCACAAAAACATCAGGGTGAAAGTAGTAAAACTGTCAGGCAACGAGTATTGCAGGCTAGAAAAAGACAATTGGATAGAGCGGGGAAGATAAACACGCGGCTGAACAGCCAAGAGATAGCTGAATATTGCTATTTAACACCTGAGAATGCCGTTTTTTTGGAACAGGTATTACTAAAACTGGGGCTATCAGTGCGCGCCTGGCACCATATTTTGAAAGTGGCACGGACCATTGCGGATCTGGCTCTGGAAGATAATATTCAAAAAAATCATCTTTCAGAAGCACTGAGCTATCGTTGTATGGACCGGTTACTTTTGCAGTTGCACAAAAGCTTGATATAA
- the ilvL gene encoding ilv operon leader peptide, producing MKAIVQVINLVLISVVVIIIPPCGAALGRIKA from the coding sequence ATGAAAGCGATTGTCCAAGTGATTAACCTAGTCCTAATTAGCGTGGTGGTGATTATTATCCCACCGTGCGGGGCTGCACTTGGACGAATAAAGGCATAA
- the ilvG gene encoding acetolactate synthase 2 catalytic subunit: protein MNGAQWVVQALRAQGVDTVFGYPGGAIMPVYDALYDGGVEHLLCRHEQGAAIAAIGYARATGKVGVCIATSGPGATNLITGLADALLDSVPVIAITGQVGSALIGTDAFQEIDVLGLSLACTKHSFLVESLDALPGIMAEAFAIATSGRPGPVLIDIPKDIQLAVGELTPHLMPVEEYPVDSAAELQQALDMLATAKKPMLYVGGGVGMAQAVPALREFIDVTGIPAVATLKGLGAPDTHHPCYLGMLGMHGTKAANFAVQDCDLLIAVGARFDDRVTGKLNTFAAKAKVIHMDIDPAELGKLRQAHVALQGDLKVLLPALQQPLSIQPWRDEVMALKHQHSWRYDHPGQAIYAPLLLKQISERKAPQTVVTTDVGQHQMWTAQHMSFTRPENFITSSGLGTMGFGVPAAVGAQMARPDDMVICVSGDGSFMMNVQELGTIKRRQLPLKIVLLDNQRLGMVRQWQQLFFDGRYSETNLSDNPDFITLASAFNIPGQRITRKDQVEAALDALFNSEGPYLLQVSIDELENVWPLVPPGAGNETMLEKIS from the coding sequence ATGAATGGTGCTCAGTGGGTGGTTCAAGCGTTGCGTGCGCAGGGGGTTGATACGGTATTCGGCTATCCGGGCGGGGCAATAATGCCTGTCTACGATGCTTTGTATGATGGTGGTGTCGAGCATTTGCTCTGCCGCCATGAGCAGGGTGCTGCTATTGCCGCTATTGGTTATGCGCGTGCAACCGGTAAAGTCGGGGTGTGTATCGCCACTTCCGGCCCCGGAGCCACTAATCTGATCACCGGTTTGGCTGATGCTTTGCTCGATTCTGTGCCGGTAATCGCCATCACTGGTCAGGTCGGGTCGGCTTTAATCGGCACTGACGCTTTTCAGGAAATTGATGTTCTGGGCCTGTCTCTGGCCTGTACCAAACACAGTTTTTTGGTCGAATCATTAGATGCGCTGCCGGGGATCATGGCGGAAGCTTTTGCTATCGCCACCAGTGGCCGTCCTGGGCCTGTTTTAATCGACATTCCAAAAGATATTCAATTGGCGGTGGGGGAATTGACCCCGCATTTGATGCCCGTTGAAGAGTATCCGGTTGATTCTGCTGCTGAGTTACAACAGGCCTTGGATATGTTGGCAACAGCTAAAAAGCCGATGTTGTATGTCGGTGGCGGCGTTGGGATGGCGCAGGCGGTTCCGGCTTTACGCGAGTTTATTGACGTCACCGGTATTCCTGCGGTTGCCACCTTGAAAGGTTTGGGCGCGCCAGATACTCATCACCCGTGCTATTTGGGCATGCTGGGGATGCACGGCACCAAAGCGGCGAATTTTGCGGTACAGGACTGTGACTTATTGATAGCCGTGGGCGCGCGTTTTGATGATCGCGTGACTGGCAAGCTGAATACATTTGCCGCGAAAGCAAAAGTTATTCATATGGATATCGACCCGGCAGAGCTGGGTAAATTGCGCCAGGCGCATGTCGCGTTGCAGGGCGATTTGAAAGTGTTACTGCCCGCCTTGCAGCAACCGCTGAGTATTCAGCCGTGGCGTGATGAGGTTATGGCGTTAAAACATCAGCATAGCTGGCGTTATGATCACCCCGGCCAAGCAATTTATGCGCCATTACTGCTCAAGCAGATCTCCGAGCGTAAAGCCCCGCAGACTGTGGTCACCACTGACGTAGGCCAGCACCAGATGTGGACAGCGCAGCACATGAGCTTTACCCGCCCTGAGAATTTCATCACTTCTAGCGGTCTGGGCACGATGGGCTTTGGTGTTCCCGCCGCCGTTGGTGCGCAGATGGCCCGGCCAGATGACATGGTTATATGTGTTTCCGGCGATGGCTCATTCATGATGAATGTTCAGGAGCTGGGCACCATAAAACGCCGACAGTTACCGCTGAAAATTGTTTTATTGGATAACCAGCGATTAGGTATGGTTAGGCAGTGGCAGCAACTGTTTTTTGATGGACGCTATAGCGAAACCAATCTTTCTGATAACCCCGATTTCATCACACTGGCCAGTGCTTTCAATATCCCCGGCCAACGTATCACCCGAAAAGACCAAGTCGAAGCCGCACTGGATGCGCTGTTTAACAGCGAAGGGCCTTATTTGCTCCAGGTTTCTATCGACGAACTCGAAAACGTTTGGCCGTTAGTGCCGCCAGGCGCAGGTAATGAAACCATGCTGGAGAAAATCTCATGA
- the ilvM gene encoding acetolactate synthase 2 small subunit, whose product MMQHQLSIQARFRPEMLERVLRVVRHRGFQVCAMNMSPMINAENINIELTVASGRPVDLLSSQLSKLMDVACVEILQPNTLQIRA is encoded by the coding sequence ATGATGCAACATCAACTCTCTATCCAAGCCCGCTTCCGCCCTGAGATGTTAGAGCGCGTATTGCGAGTCGTGCGGCACCGCGGTTTTCAGGTTTGTGCTATGAATATGTCACCAATGATTAACGCTGAGAATATTAATATTGAATTGACCGTTGCCAGCGGGCGACCTGTCGATTTACTGTCTTCTCAGCTGAGTAAGCTTATGGATGTCGCCTGCGTCGAGATCCTACAACCTAATACATTACAGATACGCGCCTGA
- a CDS encoding branched-chain amino acid transaminase gives MTKKADFIWFNGEMVPWAEAKVHVMSHALHYGTSVFEGVRCYESHKGPVVFRHREHMQRLHDSAKIYRMPVSQSVDELMEACRATLRKNKLTSAYIRPLVFIGDVGMGVNPPDGYKTDIIIAAFPWGAYLGAEALEQGIDAMVSSWNRVAPNTIPTAAKAGGNYLSSLLVGSEARRHGYQEGIALDIHGFLSEGAGENLFEVKDGILFTPPFTSSALPGITRDAIIKLAKDMGLEVREQVLSRESLYLADEVFMSGTAAEITPVRSVDGIQVGIGKRGPITTKIQQAFFGLFTGETEDKHGWLDPINP, from the coding sequence ATGACGAAGAAAGCTGATTTTATTTGGTTTAACGGCGAAATGGTTCCGTGGGCAGAAGCGAAAGTTCACGTGATGTCTCACGCGTTACACTATGGCACGTCAGTCTTCGAAGGTGTTCGTTGTTACGAATCCCACAAGGGGCCGGTAGTTTTCCGTCACCGCGAACACATGCAGCGCTTGCACGACTCAGCCAAAATTTACCGCATGCCGGTTTCTCAGTCGGTTGATGAGCTGATGGAGGCTTGCCGCGCAACACTGCGTAAAAACAAGCTAACCAGCGCCTATATCCGCCCATTGGTCTTTATTGGTGATGTCGGCATGGGTGTTAATCCGCCGGATGGTTATAAGACAGACATCATCATTGCGGCCTTCCCGTGGGGGGCTTATTTGGGCGCAGAAGCATTGGAGCAAGGTATTGATGCGATGGTGTCTTCATGGAATCGTGTAGCGCCAAACACCATTCCAACTGCGGCTAAAGCGGGTGGTAACTACCTGTCGTCCTTGCTGGTGGGTAGTGAAGCACGCCGCCATGGCTATCAGGAAGGGATTGCACTGGATATTCACGGCTTCCTGTCTGAAGGTGCGGGTGAAAACTTGTTTGAAGTGAAAGATGGCATTCTGTTCACGCCGCCGTTTACCTCTTCTGCCCTGCCGGGTATTACCCGCGACGCCATTATTAAACTGGCGAAAGACATGGGTCTGGAAGTCCGTGAGCAAGTGTTGTCACGTGAATCTCTCTATCTGGCCGATGAAGTATTTATGTCTGGTACTGCGGCAGAAATTACCCCAGTGCGTAGCGTAGATGGTATTCAGGTTGGTATTGGTAAACGTGGCCCGATCACTACAAAAATTCAACAAGCGTTCTTCGGCCTGTTCACCGGTGAAACCGAAGATAAACACGGTTGGCTGGATCCGATCAATCCATAA